In one Mesorhizobium australicum genomic region, the following are encoded:
- a CDS encoding FAD binding domain-containing protein has translation MYSLNYHRASSVADAVKQQKKGEDAKYVSGGMTLIPAMKSRLAAPSDLVDLAHITEMKGIKVSGKTVTIGGATTHAEVATDAKLKAVCPALSYLASHIGDPHVRHKGTIGGSIANNDPAADYPAAMLALGATIITNKREVPADKFFTGLFETALKDGEIVTGVSFTAPAKAGYEKFRNPASRYAIVGVFVAKGKDGVRVAVTGAGDDGVFRAKGMEAALAKSFDPAALDGLAIPASSLMSDMHASAEYRSSLVTVMAKRAVAKANG, from the coding sequence ATGTATTCACTCAACTACCACCGCGCCTCCTCCGTCGCCGACGCCGTGAAGCAGCAGAAGAAGGGCGAGGACGCGAAATACGTCTCGGGCGGTATGACGCTGATCCCGGCGATGAAGTCGCGCCTCGCGGCCCCTTCGGACCTCGTCGATCTCGCCCACATCACCGAGATGAAGGGGATCAAGGTCTCGGGCAAGACCGTGACCATCGGCGGAGCGACCACGCATGCAGAAGTGGCGACGGATGCCAAGCTCAAGGCGGTGTGCCCGGCGCTCAGCTATCTGGCGAGCCACATCGGCGACCCGCATGTGCGCCACAAGGGCACGATCGGCGGCTCGATCGCCAACAACGACCCGGCCGCCGACTATCCGGCCGCTATGCTGGCGCTCGGCGCCACGATCATCACCAACAAGCGCGAGGTGCCGGCGGACAAGTTCTTCACTGGCCTGTTCGAGACCGCGCTGAAGGACGGCGAGATCGTCACCGGCGTGTCGTTCACAGCACCCGCCAAGGCGGGCTACGAAAAATTCCGCAACCCGGCCTCGCGCTATGCGATCGTCGGCGTGTTCGTGGCCAAGGGCAAGGACGGCGTGCGCGTGGCGGTGACGGGTGCGGGCGACGACGGCGTCTTCCGCGCCAAGGGCATGGAGGCCGCACTTGCCAAGTCCTTCGACCCGGCCGCGCTCGACGGGCTGGCGATCCCGGCGTCGAGCCTGATGTCGGACATGCATGCATCGGCCGAATACCGCTCCAGCCTGGTCACCGTGATGGCCAAGCGCGCGGTCGCCAAGGCGAACGGGTAG
- a CDS encoding MFS transporter yields MDTAQAADGLEVPRRYWAWAAVLLTVTLAVLDSTIANVALPTISADLNTSPAVTIWIVNGYQLAIVVTLLPFASLGEIYGYRRVQFAGVVVFTLASLACCFAGTLAELTTARVVQGFGASAMMSVNAALLRYTMPSAKFGSAIGLNALVVAAAATLGPTLAGFVLTFASWPWLFAINVPLGIAGALIGFFSLPDSDRTARRFDWLSALLSAATIALAILVIDSVGHELPLGLVAAESVALVVLGILLVRRELGTTDPLVPLDLLRLPVFSLSIATSIVSFMAQMLAFVSLPFVLQSTFGFSPHEVGLLMMPWPLALAVSAPVAGRLSDRHSPAILGGIGLVLLAGGLAALALLPEKPEALDIAWRMALCGVGFGMFQSPNNKVLIGAAPRRRSGAASGMLSTARLAGQTVGAALVGLMMAQVGIAGATWALALASGLALLAAVVSLSRLGAFRAAR; encoded by the coding sequence GTGGACACAGCGCAGGCCGCCGACGGCCTGGAGGTGCCGAGGCGCTACTGGGCCTGGGCCGCGGTGCTGCTCACCGTCACGCTGGCCGTGCTCGACAGCACCATCGCCAATGTCGCGCTGCCGACCATCTCGGCCGACCTGAACACCAGTCCGGCGGTGACGATCTGGATCGTCAACGGCTACCAGCTGGCCATCGTCGTGACGCTGCTGCCCTTCGCCTCGCTCGGCGAGATCTATGGCTATCGTCGTGTCCAGTTTGCCGGCGTGGTCGTGTTCACGCTTGCCTCGCTCGCCTGCTGCTTCGCCGGCACGCTGGCCGAGCTGACCACCGCGCGGGTGGTGCAGGGCTTCGGCGCGTCCGCGATGATGAGCGTCAACGCGGCGCTGCTGCGCTACACCATGCCGAGCGCGAAGTTCGGCTCGGCGATCGGCCTGAACGCCCTCGTGGTGGCCGCCGCCGCGACGCTCGGACCGACGCTGGCGGGCTTCGTGCTGACCTTCGCGAGCTGGCCGTGGCTCTTCGCCATCAACGTGCCGCTGGGGATAGCCGGCGCGCTCATCGGCTTCTTCAGCCTGCCGGACAGCGACCGCACCGCGCGCCGCTTCGACTGGCTGAGCGCGCTGCTGAGCGCTGCGACCATCGCGCTGGCGATCCTGGTGATCGACAGTGTCGGCCACGAGCTGCCGCTCGGACTGGTGGCGGCAGAGAGCGTCGCGCTGGTGGTGCTCGGCATCCTGCTGGTGCGGCGCGAACTCGGCACGACCGACCCGCTGGTGCCGCTCGACCTGCTGCGCCTGCCGGTGTTCAGCCTGTCGATCGCGACCTCGATCGTCTCCTTCATGGCGCAGATGCTCGCCTTCGTGTCGCTGCCGTTCGTGCTGCAGTCGACCTTCGGCTTCTCGCCGCACGAGGTGGGGCTGCTGATGATGCCCTGGCCGCTGGCGCTCGCGGTGTCGGCGCCTGTGGCGGGCCGGCTGTCGGACCGCCACTCGCCGGCGATCCTCGGCGGCATCGGCCTCGTGCTGCTGGCAGGCGGGCTCGCGGCGCTTGCGCTGCTGCCTGAAAAGCCCGAGGCGCTGGACATCGCCTGGCGCATGGCGCTGTGCGGCGTCGGCTTCGGCATGTTCCAGTCGCCCAACAACAAGGTGCTGATCGGCGCCGCCCCGCGCCGGCGCTCGGGCGCCGCCAGCGGCATGCTTTCAACCGCGCGCCTCGCCGGCCAGACGGTGGGCGCCGCGCTCGTCGGGCTGATGATGGCGCAGGTCGGGATTGCGGGCGCGACGTGGGCGCTGGCGCTGGCGTCGGGGCTGGCGCTGCTGGCGGCGGTCGTTTCGCTGTCGCGGCTCGGCGCCTTCCGGGCGGCGAGGTGA
- a CDS encoding L,D-transpeptidase, whose protein sequence is MADFPLVSGRINRRVFLGAATAGAAALSPTLRAMAQTAALPEFGSPAQMYAARVDAGHRLPAIPVEKLNKRFIRQIVIDPTFEKPGTIVVDTSTHFLYFVLPDRKAIRYGVSLGKAGFDWTGTATVQFKKAWPVWTPPPEMIKRRPELAKYADGMPPGPQSPLGARALYLFKNGQDTMYRLHGSPEWDSIGKNASSGCVRFINQDIIDLFARVSGPTTVHVRHSMYLGANAGSAGSSKPTTEAIDSGVPEGAEAL, encoded by the coding sequence ATGGCAGATTTTCCGCTTGTTTCGGGGCGCATCAACCGGCGCGTCTTCCTGGGCGCCGCGACGGCGGGGGCGGCCGCGCTGTCGCCGACGCTGCGGGCGATGGCGCAGACCGCGGCACTGCCGGAGTTCGGCAGCCCGGCGCAGATGTATGCTGCGCGGGTGGATGCCGGCCACAGGCTGCCGGCGATCCCGGTCGAAAAACTCAACAAGCGTTTTATCCGCCAGATCGTCATCGACCCGACCTTCGAGAAGCCGGGCACGATCGTCGTCGATACCTCGACGCACTTCCTCTATTTCGTCCTGCCGGACCGCAAGGCGATCCGCTACGGGGTCAGCCTCGGCAAGGCGGGGTTCGACTGGACCGGCACGGCGACCGTGCAGTTCAAGAAGGCCTGGCCGGTGTGGACGCCGCCGCCCGAGATGATCAAGCGCCGGCCGGAACTGGCCAAATATGCCGACGGCATGCCGCCCGGCCCGCAGAGCCCGCTGGGCGCGAGGGCGCTCTATCTGTTCAAGAACGGCCAGGACACGATGTACCGCCTGCACGGCTCGCCGGAATGGGACTCGATCGGCAAGAACGCGTCCTCGGGCTGCGTGCGCTTCATCAACCAGGACATCATCGACCTCTTCGCCCGTGTCAGCGGCCCGACGACGGTGCATGTGCGGCACTCGATGTATCTCGGCGCGAACGCCGGCAGCGCGGGTTCGTCGAAACCCACGACCGAGGCGATCGATTCCGGCGTGCCGGAAGGCGCGGAGGCGTTGTAG
- a CDS encoding SDR family NAD(P)-dependent oxidoreductase, which produces MPKAADIFAADRTAVITGAASGIGLAAAKAFAARGMNVVLADRANVDTAVEAVAALAPRGAAAVRGATVDVASPAELGALSDLAYDAFGEVSLLMNNAGIGANPGQPWENLAAWRTLIDVNFWGVVHGVQAFAPRMIASAKPGMIVNTGSKQGITTPPGNLAYNVSKSALKTYTEGLQHALREEVGERLSAHLLIPGFTFTGITQGAPTKPAAAWTGEQVVDFMLESLARGDFYILCPDNDVTRATDERRMAWAIGDIIENRPALSRWHPDFKDAFERFMKQ; this is translated from the coding sequence ATGCCCAAGGCCGCTGACATCTTCGCCGCCGACCGCACCGCCGTCATCACGGGCGCCGCCAGCGGCATTGGGCTGGCCGCCGCGAAGGCCTTCGCGGCGCGCGGCATGAACGTCGTGCTGGCCGACCGCGCCAATGTCGACACGGCGGTGGAGGCCGTCGCGGCACTCGCCCCGCGCGGGGCGGCGGCCGTTCGCGGGGCGACGGTCGATGTCGCGAGCCCGGCCGAGCTCGGTGCCCTGTCCGACCTCGCCTACGATGCGTTCGGCGAGGTTTCCCTGCTGATGAACAATGCCGGCATCGGCGCCAATCCCGGCCAGCCGTGGGAGAACCTCGCAGCGTGGCGCACGCTGATCGACGTCAACTTCTGGGGCGTCGTCCATGGCGTCCAGGCGTTTGCGCCGCGCATGATCGCCTCGGCAAAGCCCGGCATGATCGTCAACACCGGCTCGAAGCAGGGCATCACCACGCCGCCCGGCAATCTCGCCTACAACGTCTCGAAATCGGCGCTCAAAACCTACACCGAGGGCCTGCAGCATGCGCTGCGCGAGGAGGTGGGCGAGCGCCTCAGCGCCCATCTCCTGATCCCCGGCTTCACCTTCACCGGCATCACGCAGGGCGCGCCGACCAAGCCGGCCGCCGCCTGGACGGGCGAGCAGGTGGTCGACTTCATGCTGGAAAGTCTCGCGCGTGGCGACTTCTACATCCTGTGCCCCGACAACGACGTCACGCGCGCGACCGACGAGCGCCGCATGGCCTGGGCGATCGGCGACATCATCGAGAACCGCCCCGCCCTGTCGCGCTGGCACCCGGACTTCAAGGACGCGTTCGAGCGCTTCATGAAGCAGTAG
- the arr gene encoding NAD(+)--rifampin ADP-ribosyltransferase — protein MSATPSMFAQSFFHGTKADLEPGGLIVVGHGSNFTEVGPLSWVYFSATLDAAVWGAELAAGDRPERIYVVEPTGPVEDDPNLTDKKFPGNPTMSYRSREPLRIVGEVTKWQGHPPERLREMKEGLARMKAEGGGEIID, from the coding sequence ATGTCAGCCACGCCCAGCATGTTTGCGCAGTCGTTCTTCCACGGCACCAAGGCCGACCTGGAGCCGGGAGGGCTGATCGTCGTCGGCCACGGATCGAACTTCACCGAAGTCGGGCCGCTGTCCTGGGTGTATTTTTCGGCGACGCTGGACGCCGCGGTCTGGGGCGCCGAGCTTGCGGCGGGAGACCGGCCGGAGCGGATCTATGTCGTGGAGCCGACCGGCCCGGTCGAGGACGATCCCAACCTGACCGACAAGAAATTTCCCGGCAATCCGACCATGTCCTACCGCTCGCGCGAGCCGCTGCGCATCGTTGGCGAAGTGACGAAGTGGCAGGGCCATCCGCCCGAGCGGCTTCGCGAGATGAAGGAGGGCCTCGCCCGCATGAAGGCCGAGGGCGGCGGCGAGATCATCGACTGA
- a CDS encoding endonuclease domain-containing protein — translation MGQRVPRRHLEFARQMRAEATKAENILWQAVRNRQLEGLKFKRQQVIAGVIVDFVCFEARLIVEVDGGQHSGSTRDVVRDDRFAAAGYLTLRFWNDEVERNIDGVCATILAEALPRRHDG, via the coding sequence ATGGGGCAGCGGGTTCCGAGACGCCATCTGGAGTTCGCGCGGCAGATGCGCGCCGAGGCGACCAAGGCCGAGAACATCCTGTGGCAGGCGGTGCGCAACCGCCAGCTCGAAGGGCTGAAGTTCAAGCGGCAGCAGGTTATCGCCGGCGTCATCGTCGATTTCGTCTGCTTCGAGGCGCGGCTGATCGTCGAAGTGGACGGCGGTCAGCATTCCGGCTCGACGCGCGACGTGGTGCGGGACGACCGCTTTGCGGCCGCCGGCTATCTGACGCTGCGGTTCTGGAACGACGAGGTCGAGCGCAACATCGACGGCGTCTGCGCCACCATCCTGGCGGAGGCGCTGCCGAGAAGGCACGACGGCTGA